A single region of the Streptomyces caelestis genome encodes:
- a CDS encoding 3-oxoacyl-[acyl-carrier-protein] synthase III C-terminal domain-containing protein, producing MTTWLPEERETASAVVAAGRITAEESRDLGLTAVPVSGTSAPDMAVLAAERALGASTCAPEDIGLVVHGWLYHQGHDFWSPAHYIAARIGARAALPLGVQQMSNAGAAALGVAVDKLTADACLQAALVTTADRFCPPGFDRWAADYGVVYGDAGTAALLRRLDRERPPSGLVLKSLAFVTDARYESMYRGRDEFSPAPLWRDGRIDVRRPKKAYLEEHGGIAAFTESARSSVRTVLLKALTEAGVEPGDARIRYVALPRLSDSVLDMMYLPVLEGLVAGKTLREREDSGHLGAGDMFANMASISASPDLESGEFAVLIGGGGGFTWSCAVVQAV from the coding sequence GTGACGACATGGTTGCCGGAGGAGCGTGAGACGGCGTCCGCCGTGGTGGCCGCGGGCCGGATCACCGCCGAGGAGAGCCGCGACCTCGGACTGACCGCGGTCCCGGTGTCCGGGACATCGGCACCGGACATGGCGGTGCTGGCCGCGGAGCGCGCACTCGGCGCCTCGACGTGCGCTCCCGAGGACATCGGCCTGGTGGTGCATGGCTGGCTGTACCACCAGGGCCACGACTTCTGGTCCCCTGCCCACTACATCGCCGCCCGGATCGGGGCCCGCGCCGCACTCCCGCTCGGCGTCCAGCAGATGTCCAACGCCGGCGCTGCGGCACTCGGCGTCGCCGTGGACAAGCTCACCGCAGACGCGTGTCTCCAGGCCGCGCTGGTCACCACCGCGGACCGTTTCTGCCCGCCCGGATTCGACCGCTGGGCCGCGGACTACGGCGTGGTGTACGGCGATGCCGGCACAGCGGCACTCCTGCGCCGCCTGGATCGGGAACGGCCCCCTTCCGGACTCGTTCTGAAGTCACTCGCCTTCGTGACGGACGCCCGATACGAGTCGATGTACCGCGGTCGTGACGAGTTCAGCCCGGCGCCTCTCTGGCGCGACGGCCGTATCGATGTCAGAAGGCCGAAGAAGGCTTACCTGGAGGAGCACGGGGGAATCGCGGCCTTCACCGAATCGGCGCGATCAAGCGTGCGCACCGTCCTGCTGAAGGCGCTCACCGAGGCCGGCGTCGAGCCCGGCGACGCCCGTATTCGCTATGTTGCCCTGCCACGCCTCAGCGACAGTGTTCTCGACATGATGTATCTGCCCGTCCTCGAGGGGCTGGTGGCCGGGAAGACACTGCGGGAGCGAGAGGACAGCGGACATTTGGGGGCGGGTGACATGTTCGCCAATATGGCCAGTATCTCCGCGTCCCCCGATCTCGAATCCGGCGAATTCGCCGTGTTGATCGGCGGCGGTGGCGGCTTTACCTGGTCGTGTGCCGTGGTACAGGCCGTTTGA
- a CDS encoding MFS transporter codes for MPSPYRALFAAPGSKRFSAAGFLGRMPLSMMGIGVVTMVSQLTGRYGLAGALSATIALAAAVAGPQVSRLVDRYGQRRVLRPATLISLAAAAVLLFAAHYGWPDWVLFVACVGIGCVPSVGAMIRARWAALYRGTPQLHTAYSFESVVDEVCFIFGPIISIGLSTAWFPEAGPLLAACFLAVGVFWLTAQRATEPEPHPREHRGGGTAMRSRGLQVLVATFVATGTIFGAVDVVTVAFADEEGHKAAASIVLALYAAGSCVAGMVFGLLHFAGAPERRWLLGVCAMAVSMIPLLLVGNLPFLAVALFVAGLAIAPTMITTMSLIEEHVPRAQLTEGMTWVSTGLAVGVALGSSAAGWVIDAAGARAGYGVPAVAGAVAVAVGFLGFRRLKRPATGRGGSVEQHSERKERHVA; via the coding sequence GTGCCCAGCCCCTACCGCGCCCTGTTCGCCGCCCCCGGCAGCAAGCGTTTCTCCGCCGCGGGCTTCCTCGGCCGGATGCCGCTGTCGATGATGGGCATCGGCGTCGTCACGATGGTCTCCCAGCTCACCGGCCGGTACGGCCTGGCCGGTGCCCTGTCGGCCACCATCGCGCTGGCGGCGGCGGTGGCCGGACCGCAGGTCTCACGGCTGGTGGACCGGTACGGACAGCGGCGGGTGCTGCGGCCGGCGACACTGATCTCGCTCGCCGCGGCGGCCGTCCTGCTGTTCGCGGCGCACTACGGGTGGCCGGACTGGGTGCTGTTCGTGGCGTGCGTCGGCATCGGCTGCGTACCGAGCGTCGGCGCGATGATCCGGGCCCGCTGGGCGGCCCTGTACCGGGGCACCCCGCAACTGCACACCGCGTACTCCTTCGAGTCCGTGGTGGACGAGGTGTGCTTCATCTTCGGGCCGATCATCTCCATCGGCCTGTCCACAGCCTGGTTCCCGGAGGCCGGTCCGCTGCTCGCCGCCTGCTTCCTGGCCGTCGGCGTCTTCTGGCTGACCGCGCAGCGCGCCACCGAGCCGGAGCCGCACCCGCGCGAGCACCGTGGCGGGGGCACGGCCATGCGCTCGCGGGGCCTACAGGTCCTGGTGGCCACCTTCGTGGCGACCGGGACGATCTTCGGGGCGGTCGACGTGGTCACCGTGGCCTTCGCCGACGAGGAGGGGCACAAGGCCGCCGCGAGCATCGTCCTCGCGCTGTACGCGGCCGGTTCGTGTGTGGCGGGCATGGTCTTCGGACTGCTGCACTTCGCAGGGGCCCCGGAACGCCGGTGGTTGCTGGGCGTGTGTGCCATGGCCGTGAGTATGATCCCCCTCCTACTGGTCGGAAACTTGCCGTTTCTGGCCGTGGCGCTGTTCGTTGCGGGTCTGGCCATCGCTCCGACGATGATCACGACGATGTCCCTCATCGAAGAGCACGTACCACGCGCGCAGCTCACCGAGGGCATGACCTGGGTGAGCACCGGACTCGCGGTGGGGGTCGCACTCGGCTCCTCCGCGGCCGGCTGGGTGATCGACGCGGCCGGGGCGCGTGCCGGGTACGGGGTTCCGGCGGTGGCCGGGGCCGTCGCGGTCGCGGTGGGTTTCCTCGGATTCCGTCGGCTCAAGCGGCCGGCTACGGGTCGGGGAGGCTCCGTTGAGCAGCACAGCGAACGGAAAGAACGGCACGTGGCGTAA
- a CDS encoding ferrochelatase yields the protein MPDARDVTPYDALLLLSFGGPEGPDDVVPFLENVTRGRGIPKERLKEVGQHYFLFGGISPINDQNRALLDALRKDFADHGLDLPVYWGNRNWAPYLTDTLREMVRDGRRRILVLATSAYASYSGCRQYRENLADSLAALAAEGLELPKVDKLRHYFNHPGFLEPMIDGVLRSLAELPEDVRDGAHIAFSTHSIPTAAADTSGPVEDHGDGGAYVGQHLDVAKLIADAVRERTGVDHPWQLVYQSRSGAPHIPWLEPDICDHLEERHAAGVPAMVVAPIGFVSDHMEVLYDLDTEAKARAEELGLPMRRSATVGADPRFAAAVRELVVERAAVERGQEVTPCALSALGASHHLCPAGCCPARAPRPAAAGADSPYA from the coding sequence ATGCCAGACGCGCGCGATGTCACCCCCTACGACGCCCTGCTCCTGCTCTCCTTCGGCGGCCCGGAAGGCCCGGACGACGTGGTCCCGTTCCTGGAGAACGTGACGCGTGGGCGCGGCATCCCCAAGGAGCGCCTCAAGGAAGTCGGGCAGCACTACTTCCTGTTCGGCGGGATCAGCCCCATCAACGACCAGAACCGGGCCCTGCTGGACGCCCTGCGCAAGGACTTCGCCGACCACGGCCTGGACCTGCCGGTCTACTGGGGCAACCGCAACTGGGCGCCGTATCTGACGGACACGCTGCGCGAGATGGTCCGCGACGGCCGCCGCCGCATCCTGGTCCTCGCCACCAGCGCCTACGCCTCCTACTCGGGCTGCCGCCAGTACCGCGAGAACCTTGCCGACTCGCTCGCCGCCCTCGCGGCGGAGGGGCTGGAGCTGCCGAAGGTCGACAAGCTGCGGCACTACTTCAACCACCCCGGCTTCCTGGAGCCCATGATCGACGGGGTGCTCCGGTCCCTCGCCGAGCTGCCCGAGGACGTCCGGGACGGGGCGCACATCGCCTTCTCGACGCACTCGATCCCGACGGCCGCCGCCGACACCTCCGGCCCCGTCGAGGACCATGGCGACGGCGGCGCGTACGTCGGTCAGCACCTGGACGTGGCGAAGCTGATCGCGGACGCCGTCCGGGAGCGCACCGGCGTCGACCACCCCTGGCAGCTCGTCTACCAGTCCCGCTCCGGCGCCCCGCACATCCCGTGGCTGGAGCCCGACATCTGCGACCACCTGGAGGAGCGGCACGCGGCCGGCGTCCCGGCCATGGTCGTCGCCCCCATCGGGTTCGTCTCCGACCACATGGAGGTCCTGTACGACCTCGACACGGAGGCCAAGGCCAGGGCGGAGGAGCTGGGGCTGCCGATGCGCCGCTCGGCCACCGTCGGCGCCGACCCGAGGTTCGCCGCCGCGGTCCGCGAGCTCGTCGTGGAGCGCGCCGCCGTCGAGCGCGGGCAGGAGGTCACCCCCTGCGCCCTGAGCGCCCTGGGGGCGAGCCACCACCTCTGCCCGGCCGGCTGCTGCCCGGCCCGCGCCCCCCGGCCCGCCGCCGCGGGCGCCGACAGCCCCTACGCGTGA
- a CDS encoding VOC family protein, which yields MTDARESAGPNGATPARHTPGTPCWVSLMVHGPAATQEFYGTLFGWEFQPGPQQLGPYVRALLDGHEVAGIGRLPPDRHLPIAWTPYFASENVDLTAETVRSCGGTIGVGPLDAADAGRLAIGSDPSGAVFGIWQASAHLGTAVSDVPGTPAWNELLTFESATVAKFYRTVFGYQEEPVVSADFDYVTLNLGGRPVVGIHGLGQTLPRDRGAHWVTYFQVADVDDALDHLVHLGGQALKPTHDTAHGRVATAADPEGARFALLQRQR from the coding sequence ATGACCGACGCTAGGGAGTCAGCCGGCCCGAATGGCGCAACACCCGCTCGGCACACGCCCGGCACGCCCTGCTGGGTGAGCCTGATGGTGCACGGGCCGGCCGCGACCCAGGAGTTCTACGGGACGCTGTTCGGCTGGGAGTTCCAGCCGGGCCCCCAGCAACTCGGCCCGTATGTACGGGCGCTGCTCGACGGGCACGAGGTGGCGGGCATCGGCCGGCTGCCGCCGGACCGTCACCTGCCCATCGCGTGGACCCCCTACTTCGCCTCGGAGAACGTGGATCTGACCGCCGAGACGGTGCGCAGCTGCGGCGGCACGATCGGCGTGGGCCCGCTGGACGCGGCCGACGCCGGCCGCCTGGCGATCGGCTCCGACCCCTCGGGTGCGGTCTTCGGCATCTGGCAGGCCTCCGCACACCTCGGCACGGCCGTCTCGGACGTCCCCGGCACGCCCGCCTGGAACGAGCTGCTGACCTTCGAGTCGGCGACCGTCGCCAAGTTCTACCGGACGGTGTTCGGCTACCAGGAGGAGCCGGTGGTGTCCGCCGACTTCGACTACGTGACCCTGAATCTCGGGGGCCGGCCCGTCGTCGGCATCCACGGGCTGGGGCAGACTCTGCCCCGTGACCGGGGCGCGCACTGGGTGACGTACTTCCAGGTCGCCGACGTCGACGACGCCCTGGACCACCTGGTGCATCTGGGCGGGCAGGCCCTCAAGCCGACCCACGACACCGCGCACGGCCGGGTGGCGACGGCGGCGGATCCGGAAGGGGCACGGTTCGCGCTGCTGCAACGGCAGCGCTGA
- the sepH gene encoding septation protein SepH — MPELRVVAVSNDGTRLVLKAADSTEYTLPIDERLRAAVRGDRPRLGQIEIEVESHLRPRDIQARIRAGATAEEVAQMAGIPVDRVRRFEGPVLAERAFMAERARKTPVRRPGENSGPPLGEVVRERLLLRGAEKDTAQWDSWRRDDGTWEVLLVYRVAGEPHSASWTYDPPRRLVQAVDDEARMLIGESDDLTAPEPSFPFVPRIARLPRDRPLDRSGDRERLSLPAQASEPVEESADERDSLTSLLEAVPSFRGDLVVPERPAPEPEEEELVAEPEAEEPPAPAASAGSAYADVLMPRSVGSHRDRLVGATDRQAEADGVRPGRRAAVPSWDEIVFGTRRKKQE, encoded by the coding sequence ATGCCCGAACTGCGTGTCGTGGCCGTCTCGAATGACGGCACACGGCTGGTGCTGAAGGCTGCGGACAGCACGGAGTACACGCTGCCGATCGACGAACGGCTCCGCGCCGCCGTGCGCGGCGACCGTCCTCGCCTCGGCCAGATCGAGATCGAGGTGGAGAGCCACCTCCGCCCCCGCGACATCCAGGCGCGTATACGTGCCGGCGCGACCGCGGAAGAGGTCGCGCAGATGGCGGGCATCCCCGTCGACCGGGTCCGCCGCTTCGAGGGTCCGGTGCTCGCCGAGCGTGCGTTCATGGCCGAGCGGGCCCGCAAGACTCCGGTCCGCCGCCCCGGTGAGAACTCCGGTCCGCCGCTGGGCGAGGTCGTGCGGGAGCGGCTGCTGCTGCGCGGCGCCGAGAAGGACACCGCCCAGTGGGACTCGTGGCGTCGCGACGACGGCACGTGGGAAGTCCTGCTGGTCTACCGCGTCGCGGGCGAACCCCACTCGGCGAGCTGGACGTACGACCCGCCCCGGCGGCTCGTCCAGGCCGTCGACGACGAGGCGCGCATGCTCATCGGCGAGTCCGACGACCTGACGGCGCCCGAGCCCAGCTTCCCGTTCGTCCCCCGGATCGCCCGGCTGCCGCGCGACCGGCCGCTGGACCGTTCCGGCGACCGGGAGCGCCTCAGCCTTCCGGCGCAGGCGTCCGAGCCGGTGGAGGAGAGCGCGGATGAGCGGGACTCGCTGACCAGCCTGCTGGAGGCGGTGCCGAGCTTCCGCGGTGACCTGGTGGTGCCGGAGCGCCCAGCACCGGAGCCCGAGGAGGAGGAGCTCGTCGCCGAACCGGAGGCGGAGGAGCCCCCGGCTCCCGCCGCCTCGGCCGGTTCCGCTTACGCGGACGTGCTCATGCCACGCTCCGTCGGCAGCCACCGAGACCGGCTCGTCGGCGCCACCGACCGGCAGGCCGAGGCCGACGGCGTCCGGCCGGGCCGCAGAGCCGCCGTCCCGAGCTGGGACGAGATCGTGTTCGGGACGCGGCGCAAGAAGCAGGAGTAA
- a CDS encoding inositol monophosphatase family protein — MTDPLHKDLLDLAQEAARRAGALLRDGRPADLAVAATKSSPIDVVTEMDIAAEKLITGLIAERRPDDGILGEEGAATAGTSGVRWVIDPLDGTVNYLYGLPTWSVSIAAEQDGETVVGVVTVPMRGETFHAVLGGGAWATGAWDGERRLACRPAPPLDQALVSTGFNYVAEVRAHQAAVAQRLIPLLRDIRRGGSAAVDLCDLAAGRLDGYYERGLHAWDLAAGDLIAREAGALTGGRPGERPSGDLAVAGTPGVFEPLQRLLEDSGAWHD, encoded by the coding sequence GTGACCGACCCCCTGCACAAGGACCTGCTCGATCTCGCCCAGGAGGCCGCCCGGCGCGCGGGCGCGCTGCTGCGGGACGGGCGCCCGGCCGACCTCGCGGTGGCCGCGACCAAGTCCAGCCCCATCGACGTCGTCACGGAGATGGACATCGCGGCCGAGAAGCTGATCACCGGCCTGATCGCCGAGCGACGCCCGGACGACGGCATCCTCGGCGAGGAAGGCGCCGCCACGGCGGGCACGAGCGGCGTCCGCTGGGTGATCGACCCGCTCGACGGCACGGTCAACTACCTGTACGGGCTGCCCACCTGGTCCGTCTCCATCGCCGCCGAGCAGGACGGCGAGACGGTCGTCGGAGTCGTCACGGTCCCGATGCGCGGCGAGACCTTCCACGCGGTGCTCGGCGGCGGAGCCTGGGCCACCGGGGCCTGGGACGGCGAGCGCAGGCTGGCCTGCCGTCCCGCGCCGCCCCTGGACCAGGCGCTGGTCTCGACGGGCTTCAACTACGTGGCCGAGGTCCGCGCCCACCAGGCCGCCGTCGCCCAGCGGCTGATCCCGCTGCTGCGCGACATCCGGCGGGGCGGTTCGGCGGCCGTCGACCTGTGCGACCTCGCTGCGGGACGCCTCGACGGCTACTACGAGCGCGGCCTGCACGCCTGGGACCTCGCGGCGGGCGACCTGATCGCCCGGGAGGCGGGCGCGCTGACCGGTGGACGCCCCGGAGAGCGCCCGTCGGGTGATCTGGCAGTCGCGGGTACCCCGGGCGTCTTCGAGCCCCTCCAGCGCCTGCTGGAGGACTCCGGGGCGTGGCACGACTGA
- a CDS encoding response regulator transcription factor, with amino-acid sequence MRVLVVEDEQLLADAVATGLRREAMAVDVVYDGAAALERIGVNDYDVVVLDRDLPLVHGDDVCRKIVELGMPTRVLMLTASGDVSDRVEGLEIGADDYLPKPFAFSELIARVRALGRRTSVPLPPVLERAGIKLDPNRREVFRDGKEVQLAPKEFAVLEVLMRSEGAVVSAEQLLEKAWDENTDPFTNVVRVTVMTLRRKLGEPPVIVTVPGSGYRI; translated from the coding sequence GTGCGCGTACTCGTCGTCGAGGACGAGCAACTGCTCGCCGATGCGGTGGCCACCGGACTGCGCCGGGAGGCCATGGCCGTCGACGTCGTGTACGACGGTGCGGCCGCCCTGGAGCGCATCGGCGTCAACGACTACGACGTGGTCGTCCTCGACCGCGACCTCCCGCTCGTGCACGGCGACGACGTCTGCCGCAAGATCGTCGAGCTCGGCATGCCCACGCGCGTGCTGATGCTCACGGCCTCCGGCGACGTCAGCGACCGGGTGGAGGGCCTGGAGATCGGCGCCGACGACTATCTGCCCAAGCCGTTCGCGTTCAGCGAGCTCATCGCGCGCGTGCGCGCCCTCGGCCGGCGCACCAGCGTGCCCCTGCCGCCGGTCCTGGAGCGCGCCGGGATCAAGCTCGACCCCAACCGCCGCGAGGTCTTCCGCGACGGCAAGGAGGTCCAGCTCGCGCCCAAGGAGTTCGCCGTCCTGGAGGTGCTGATGCGCAGCGAGGGCGCCGTCGTCTCGGCGGAGCAGCTGCTGGAGAAGGCCTGGGACGAGAACACCGACCCGTTCACGAACGTCGTGCGCGTGACGGTCATGACCCTGCGCCGCAAGCTCGGCGAGCCGCCCGTGATCGTCACCGTTCCCGGCTCCGGCTACCGGATCTGA
- a CDS encoding SigE family RNA polymerase sigma factor yields the protein MTSALIPCSTHESDRSTAIAHLFVAYRSRLLKLAVTLGTDADAEDIVAEAFYQLHKNWDDLRSPEAAAGYLRSVVRNLARMRLRRLVIARRYAEPRCEPMVHSAEQQALLNNDQRAVVKALRRLPRRQFEALILRHWMNLKEAEIAEAMGISVGAVKSHTSRGMTRLSEMLESRVA from the coding sequence ATGACTTCAGCGCTGATTCCGTGCAGCACACACGAATCCGATCGATCGACGGCAATCGCCCACCTCTTCGTCGCATACCGGTCACGTCTGCTCAAGCTTGCCGTCACTTTGGGTACGGATGCTGATGCGGAGGACATCGTCGCGGAGGCCTTCTATCAGCTCCACAAGAACTGGGACGATTTACGCTCCCCGGAGGCGGCTGCGGGCTACCTCCGGTCGGTCGTACGGAACCTGGCCCGTATGAGGTTGAGGCGGCTCGTGATAGCCCGCCGCTACGCCGAACCCCGGTGTGAGCCCATGGTGCACTCGGCCGAACAGCAGGCCCTGCTGAACAACGATCAGCGGGCGGTGGTCAAAGCCCTCAGAAGGCTCCCTCGCCGCCAATTCGAGGCCCTGATTCTCAGGCATTGGATGAATCTCAAGGAAGCGGAAATAGCCGAGGCGATGGGCATATCGGTCGGTGCGGTGAAGTCCCATACGTCACGGGGCATGACGAGGCTCTCCGAGATGCTTGAGTCGCGGGTCGCGTAG
- a CDS encoding sulfurtransferase, with amino-acid sequence MNAIISASDLASDLTGANPPVLLDVRWQLTAAKASGEPPYDGRAAYEAGHLPGAVFVDLDRELASAPGEGGRHPLPDLARFGAAMRRAGVSSGRPVVVYDGGQGWAAARAWWLLSWTGHPDVRVLDGGLPAWEGPLEKTVPTPAEGDFVPEPGADGLLDADAAAELARSGVLLDARVGERYRGEVEPIDPVAGHIPGAVSAPTTENVGADGCFLPAGELRARFKGLGVAEDARVGVYCGSGVSAAHEVLALAVAGIPAELYVGSWSEWSSDPDRPVAVGPDPR; translated from the coding sequence ATGAACGCCATCATCTCCGCATCCGACCTCGCGAGCGACCTGACGGGCGCCAACCCGCCCGTCCTGCTCGATGTCCGCTGGCAGCTCACCGCGGCCAAGGCATCCGGTGAACCGCCGTACGACGGCCGGGCCGCGTACGAGGCAGGACACCTCCCCGGGGCAGTCTTCGTCGACCTGGACCGGGAGTTGGCCTCGGCGCCGGGGGAGGGCGGCCGGCATCCGCTGCCCGACCTCGCGCGCTTCGGTGCCGCGATGCGCCGGGCGGGCGTGTCGTCCGGGAGGCCGGTGGTCGTCTACGACGGCGGCCAGGGCTGGGCGGCGGCCCGGGCATGGTGGCTGCTGAGCTGGACGGGTCACCCGGACGTGCGGGTCCTCGACGGCGGGCTGCCGGCCTGGGAGGGGCCGTTGGAGAAGACCGTGCCGACACCGGCCGAGGGCGACTTCGTGCCCGAGCCGGGAGCGGACGGCCTGCTCGACGCCGACGCCGCCGCGGAGTTGGCGCGGTCCGGGGTGCTGCTGGACGCGCGGGTGGGGGAGCGCTACCGGGGCGAGGTGGAGCCGATCGATCCGGTGGCCGGGCACATCCCGGGAGCGGTGTCGGCGCCCACCACGGAGAACGTGGGAGCGGACGGGTGCTTCCTCCCCGCCGGGGAACTGCGCGCGCGGTTCAAGGGGCTTGGCGTGGCCGAGGACGCGCGGGTCGGCGTGTACTGCGGGTCGGGGGTGTCCGCGGCCCACGAGGTGCTGGCGCTTGCGGTCGCGGGCATTCCGGCGGAGCTGTACGTGGGTTCGTGGTCGGAGTGGTCCTCGGATCCGGACCGGCCGGTGGCGGTGGGACCGGATCCCCGGTAA
- a CDS encoding D-arabinono-1,4-lactone oxidase has protein sequence MSSTANGKNGTWRNWGGNVSARPAREVTPASVDELAAAVRRAAEDGLKVKAVGSGHSFTSIAATDGVLIRPQLLTGIRDIDRDAMTVTVEAGTPLKRLNVALAREGLSLTNMGDIMEQTVSGATSTGTHGTGRDSGSIAAQIKGLELVTADGSVLTCSEKENPDVFAAARIGLGALGIVTAITFAVEPVFLLTAREEPMPFDRVLSDFEELWAENEHFEFYWFPHTGNTNTKRNNRSAGPEKPVPQLQSWFEDEFLSNGVFQVANWVGRAVPATIPAIAQISSKALSARTYTDIPYKVFTSPRRVRFVEMEYAVPRAAVVEALRELKTMVDRSGLKVSFPVEVRTAPADDITLSTASGRDTAYIAVHMFQGTPYQRYFTAAERIFTAHEGRPHWGKIHTRDAEYFSQVYPRFGEFTALRDRLDPDRRFQNDYLRRVLGA, from the coding sequence TTGAGCAGCACAGCGAACGGAAAGAACGGCACGTGGCGTAACTGGGGCGGCAACGTCTCCGCGCGGCCCGCGCGGGAGGTCACCCCGGCCTCCGTCGACGAGCTGGCCGCCGCCGTGCGGCGGGCCGCCGAGGACGGCCTGAAGGTGAAGGCCGTCGGCAGCGGGCACTCCTTCACGTCCATAGCCGCGACGGACGGTGTGTTGATCCGTCCTCAACTGTTGACCGGCATACGCGACATTGATCGCGACGCCATGACCGTCACGGTGGAGGCCGGCACGCCGCTCAAGAGACTCAACGTGGCCTTGGCGCGCGAGGGACTGTCGCTGACGAACATGGGCGACATCATGGAGCAGACGGTCTCCGGGGCCACCAGTACCGGCACCCACGGCACGGGCCGCGACTCCGGATCGATCGCCGCCCAGATCAAGGGCCTGGAACTGGTCACCGCCGACGGCTCGGTCCTCACCTGCTCCGAGAAGGAGAACCCGGACGTCTTCGCGGCGGCCCGCATCGGCCTCGGTGCCCTGGGCATCGTCACCGCGATCACCTTCGCCGTGGAGCCCGTCTTCCTGCTCACGGCCCGCGAGGAGCCGATGCCGTTCGACAGGGTCCTCTCCGACTTCGAGGAACTCTGGGCCGAGAACGAGCACTTCGAGTTCTACTGGTTCCCGCACACCGGGAACACCAACACCAAGCGCAACAACCGCAGCGCGGGTCCGGAGAAGCCGGTGCCCCAGCTCCAGAGCTGGTTCGAGGACGAGTTCCTCTCCAACGGGGTCTTCCAGGTGGCCAACTGGGTCGGCCGCGCGGTGCCCGCCACGATCCCCGCGATCGCCCAGATCTCCAGCAAGGCCCTGTCCGCGCGGACCTACACCGACATCCCTTACAAGGTCTTCACGTCTCCGCGCCGGGTGCGCTTCGTGGAGATGGAGTACGCCGTTCCGCGCGCGGCCGTCGTCGAGGCGCTGCGCGAGCTCAAGACGATGGTCGACCGCTCCGGCCTGAAGGTCAGCTTCCCCGTGGAGGTGCGCACCGCTCCGGCGGACGACATCACTCTGTCCACCGCCTCGGGCCGGGACACCGCGTACATCGCCGTCCACATGTTCCAGGGCACGCCCTACCAGCGGTACTTCACCGCGGCCGAGCGAATCTTCACCGCGCACGAAGGCCGTCCGCACTGGGGCAAGATCCACACCCGGGACGCCGAGTACTTCTCCCAGGTGTACCCGCGCTTCGGCGAGTTCACGGCGCTGCGGGACCGCCTCGACCCTGATCGGCGGTTCCAGAACGACTACTTGCGGAGGGTTCTGGGGGCGTAG